GATTGATAAGATGCAGGCGAGGATGATTGTGTTTAGTATACATCTGGAAGGGTAAGTTGATAAAATCACAGATTAGACTGATTGAAAAAATATTCATTGATTTTTTATATTAAATCTTTGTTTATCCTCTCCATCTGCGTCCTCAGCGAATCTATCAATCAATAATCATAATCCCTATACCACAAATTCATCCTAACTCCTAACCCAAGCACAGTTGTATTTTGTGCAGCAGCATTTCCTTTGGTGAATCGGCGAAGCAAGAGATTGGCATCAATAAAAATATTTTCATACACTTCATAGCTGGCAAGGAATAATGCGTTGATGCCTTTGCTCGCTACACCATTTGTTGTTGTATAACCATAGTTGCTTGTGCGGCCATCAGTATTCAAACGGAAAATATCAGAACCTGCATTACGTCCGCTTGCACTGTCCAAACCCTGTTTCCAGTAAATCAGTCTGCCGGTTAAATTCAATTTGCCTATTGGTTGATAACGCAGCACTGCAATTATTTCTTTAAAGTTGGCACCAAGCGGATGCGCCAATGGCTGGTTATAGTGTGTATAGCTCGATACAGAATCAAAATGCGAATAAGTAAACGGACGAACAGTATTCCATTCCAACTGCAGATCAAGATTATTGACATTGGCTACATCAATGTATTTCAACCCAAGCTGTGTTCCTGTTTTATTACCCCACCAACTACGATTGTTCCTTAATTCAGCGAAATTAAATTCATCAATCACCAATTGTCCGTACAGTTGTACACGTTTGAACAGGTTCGCTTTAAAATCGGCGCCCACTAATGCGTTATCGCTGCTACCTAAATTACCTTCGATAGTACGGTAGAAAATGATTGGGTTCATATACCCGAACTCAAACTTATCCTTTCTTCCAAACACCACACCTTCAAACAAACCAACATTCAACCAGGGCAATACATTCATACTTAAATGATGCATGGCTGCATACTTCTTTGGCACCAAGGCATTACTGCTGTTGCTTTTGCCTGTGGTATGCAATTCCATAAACAGGTTTTGGTAATTAAATTTCCAGAAACGTGTGTTGAGTTTTACAAATAACTGGTTGCCGGCAAACTCACTCAGCATTAAACTGCGGTATCCATTGCCAATAAAATTCCGATCGTATCCGATCTGGAAGTTGATATATTTTGCTGCATTAAAAGTGAACGATCCACGTGCATCAAAATAATCAACACCTGATTGCTTGAAGTCCTTGTAAAAATTAGCACCGGGTACAGCATCGAGACTATCGATCCAGTTTTGTACAAACAACGGAGCACGCTCCTGCACATCCATGGCCATGGCACTAAAACCAACACGTTTGCCAATATTGCCACGGACGTTCAAACCACGTTGATTGATGAAAATGTTCTGATCCGTATTATTCAACTCTACCGATTGACGATAGCTGATCATCGGGTTGATGGCAATAAAGAAATCATCGCCGTATTTTTCAATAAAGCTGGCAGGCGTTTTATAAAATTTCTTGAGGAATGGCTTTTTGCTATTAAAGGTGCTGCGATCACCCGATACCCATTCCTGGTTATTGAGATAAAGGCTGCGGAGATTGTACTGATCGGCCTTACTTAACCGAAGAGCTGTATCCTGGTTATAAAATAGTGGCGTAAGCGCCAGCATTGAATCGGCTTTTGCACCCAGCCATTGCACAGCATAACGGCGGTCGTATGGCTTGGTACTGGTGAAATTGAGATCGCTGATATTACCGGTCTTTAATTCAAGCCGGTCGATAAAATGAAGGTGTTTTGATTGCTGCTGCAGGTAAGTACTTTGCGCAGCGGAAAAAAAGGGTATAGCAAGAAGAGCTAACCATAGACTGCATTTGCTAAATTGCATGCGGTTGTGTTTTAATCGTAAAAATAAGTGTTACAAACGATACATCGTGCCGAATAATACAGAGTTTTAAGGACTTGTACCGGCAAATTACAAACCAAATATTTGAAATAACTGAACAATACATGGCGCAACATTACTTAATTAAGAACTGCTTACTTGTAAATGAAGGAAAGATCACTCCAACTGATGTACTCATTAAGAACGGACGAATTGAAAAGATTGCCTCGTCTATCAGTAATGCAAACGGAGCAACAGAAATAAATGCAGAGGGAAAATATCTTTTACCGGGTGCTATAGACGACCAGGTGCATTTTCGTGAACCCGGATTAACACACAAAGCAACGATTCATACCGAAGCAAAAGCAGCTGTGGCTGGTGGCGTTACCAGTTTTATGGAAATGCCCAACACCATTCCAAATGCATTGAATCTTGAATTACTTGAAGACAAGTACACGATTGCTGCAAACACCTCGCTTGCCAACTATTCTTTTTATATGGGCACCAGCAACACAAGTGCCGATGATACATTAAAAGCAAATGATTTTAAAAACAGCATTTGTGGTATCAAGATCTTTATGGGTGCAAGCACAGGCAATATGCTGGTCGATAATTATAATACACTTGATAAGGTTTTTCGTGAAAGTGAAATGCTGGTGGCTACACATTGCGAAAGCGAAAGTATTATCAAAGAAAATTATGACCGTTTAAAAGCTTTGAAAGGTGAATTATCGCCGGCAGATCATCCACTGGTGCGTGATGAGAACGGTTGTTATGAATCATCGTTAATGGCAATACAAATCGCAAGACAATACAATACACGTTTACATATTCTGCACATCAGCACAGCAAAAGAGCTGGAGTTGTTTGGCAATATGATGCCGTTGAAAGAGAAACGCATCACCAGCGAAGTATGTGTGCATCATTTACATTATACGGCTGATGATTATGAAACACTTGGCTATCGTATTAAATGTAACCCGGCCATTAAAGCAAAAGAAAACAAAGAAGCTTTGTGGAAAGCATTGCTTGATGACAGGATAGATGTAATTGCAACCGATCATGCACCACATGCATGGGAAGAAAAACAAGGGTCGTATGAAAATGCACATGCAGGATTACCATTGGTGCAACATCCTCTGTTACTAATGCTGCATTATTATAAAGAAGGACGTATTTCCTTAGAAAGAATTGTGGAGAAGATGAGCCATGCAGTTGCAGATTGTTTCCAGATAAAAGAACGTGGTTATGTGCGTGAAGGTTATTTTGCTGATCTCGTGTTGGTTGACCTCAACAAACCATCTACGGTAACAAAAGAAAACTTACTTTACAAATGTGGCTGGAGCCCGTTGGAAGGTTTTACTTTTCCGGCTACCATCACACATACTTTTGTAAATGGTCATTTAGTTTATGGAAATGGAAGCATAGATGAATCACAGATGGGGCAACGATTACTTTTTGACAGGAATTAATTTAATACAGTCAGTACAACTTGGAAATAGACAAAGTCACATACCACGACCTTTCGATCTTCAATAACGAGGAAGAGTATTCGCTGCTGCACCGTATCAATTTCTGTAACACATTTGGTGGTAAACAGAAACTGGAATACCTGTTAACGCATCCGCATCACAATCTGAAAAAAATTGTCGATACACAACAAACACTGCAACAGATCAGGGAAGTGATTGAGCAATGGCCCAAAGAAATCACGAATGGAACCATACTTGTGTTAGAAAAGTTTTATGGCTATCCGTTTGATAAAATTCCAGACAGCTATTCACATGTTCCAGCGTTTTTTTATCGTTTGTTTGAAGGGCCGGATTATCGTTTGGTTCGTTACACAGTCGGGCATTTTATTGATTTCCTGAGAGGCATGCATCAATTGCAGCAATTGTTCAACAACGATAACATCTCTCCTATCCTCCGTTCATTAGTAGTTGATATAAGAAAGTTGTTGGATCATGGCATGGTGCATGATATGATCAAACAACATTCATCTGCCACACTTGCCCCGCCAAAAATGTTACGTTTTGGTAATTTTTTGCGCATTGAATATAAAAGGCAGGCAGAGCAACTGATCGATATTTATCATAAGCTCGATGCTTATTACAGCATGGCAAAAGCTGTAGATCATTTTAATCTGCATTTTCCTGAAGTAAAAGAAAGTGGTGAACCATTGATCAAAGCACAGGGTTTATATCATCTGTTGTTACAGACACCAGTTGCGTATGATATTACCTTGAACCCGCAAACGAATTTTCTTTTTCTCACCGGTGCGAATATGGCGGGTAAGAGTACGTTTATTAAATCAGTCGGTTGTGCTGTTTATCTTGCACATGTGGGTATGGGTGTTCCTGCGGCTTCCATGGAGTTGAGTTTGTTTGATGGTTTGCTGAGTAATATACAGGTGCAGGATAATATTGTAAAAGGTGAAAGTTATTTTTATAACGAAGTTCAACGCATCAAGAATACCGTTCTAAAAATAACTGATGGAAGAAAGTGGCTGGTGCTCATTGATGAACTATTCAAAGGCACCAACATACAGGATGCCATGCATTGCAGCACAGCCGTGATCAAAGGATTGCTGAAGATCAAAAACTCTTTGTTCATTCTCTCCACACATTTGTATGAAATTGGTGACGAGTTGAAACAATATCCAAACATTTCCTTCCGCTATTTTGAAACAACGGCTACCGATGAGCAGTTGCAATTCAGTTACCAGTTAAAAGAAGGTATCAGTAACGACCGCTTTGGTTATTTGATTTTGAAACGGGAGAAGGTGGTGGAGATGCTGGAGAAATTGTAGAGCTAGACAATAGAGTCACAGATACTGCTGATTATTAATGATTTTTTTCCTTTGTGTACCTTGTGAAATCTTTGCGTCTTAGTGATTCAATAAAAATTTAATGAAAAAATTCTTCATCCGCATAGCTATCATCATCGCTGTTCTTCTTTCGGCTTATTTCATCTGGTCATTCACTGGCCGTGCAAAAGAAAAAGAAACCGGCTGGAGTAAACTACCCGAACTCAAAGCAAGATTTGAATATGTAGAAGTTGGTATCGACAGCGGCAAAGGAAATATCATTGGCATTCAGCCTTATCTCACTGCCACCAGTTATTCAACTGCTTTTAATTTTGAAATATCACTTCGCTTTTATTTTGAACAATTGAAGCGTGAAAACAAACTCAACGATAAATCAATTGTTGTATTGCCGGAATATATCGGCACATGGTTAGTAGCAGCAAATGAAAAAGAAACGATCTATAAACAGGAAAAAATTGAAAAAGCGATGACGACCA
The DNA window shown above is from Lacibacter sp. H375 and carries:
- a CDS encoding dihydroorotase — its product is MAQHYLIKNCLLVNEGKITPTDVLIKNGRIEKIASSISNANGATEINAEGKYLLPGAIDDQVHFREPGLTHKATIHTEAKAAVAGGVTSFMEMPNTIPNALNLELLEDKYTIAANTSLANYSFYMGTSNTSADDTLKANDFKNSICGIKIFMGASTGNMLVDNYNTLDKVFRESEMLVATHCESESIIKENYDRLKALKGELSPADHPLVRDENGCYESSLMAIQIARQYNTRLHILHISTAKELELFGNMMPLKEKRITSEVCVHHLHYTADDYETLGYRIKCNPAIKAKENKEALWKALLDDRIDVIATDHAPHAWEEKQGSYENAHAGLPLVQHPLLLMLHYYKEGRISLERIVEKMSHAVADCFQIKERGYVREGYFADLVLVDLNKPSTVTKENLLYKCGWSPLEGFTFPATITHTFVNGHLVYGNGSIDESQMGQRLLFDRN
- a CDS encoding MutS-related protein: MEIDKVTYHDLSIFNNEEEYSLLHRINFCNTFGGKQKLEYLLTHPHHNLKKIVDTQQTLQQIREVIEQWPKEITNGTILVLEKFYGYPFDKIPDSYSHVPAFFYRLFEGPDYRLVRYTVGHFIDFLRGMHQLQQLFNNDNISPILRSLVVDIRKLLDHGMVHDMIKQHSSATLAPPKMLRFGNFLRIEYKRQAEQLIDIYHKLDAYYSMAKAVDHFNLHFPEVKESGEPLIKAQGLYHLLLQTPVAYDITLNPQTNFLFLTGANMAGKSTFIKSVGCAVYLAHVGMGVPAASMELSLFDGLLSNIQVQDNIVKGESYFYNEVQRIKNTVLKITDGRKWLVLIDELFKGTNIQDAMHCSTAVIKGLLKIKNSLFILSTHLYEIGDELKQYPNISFRYFETTATDEQLQFSYQLKEGISNDRFGYLILKREKVVEMLEKL